A single Tenacibaculum sp. Bg11-29 DNA region contains:
- the ribB gene encoding 3,4-dihydroxy-2-butanone-4-phosphate synthase — MTTQTSAKTQLNTIEEAIQDIKDGKVIIVVDDEDRENEGDFLAAAEMVTPEMVNFMATHGRGLICTPLTENRCKELELNMMVNNNTDPMETAFTVSVDLRGKGVTTGISASDRSKTIKALMDPETKPFDLARPGHIFPLRAKNGGVLRRTGHTEAAIDFARLAGLQPAGVIVEIMNEDGTMARLPQLLKVAKKFDLKIVSIEDLVAYRMEHDSLIEKKEDFNIETRFGEFRLRAYQQTTNKQVHIALTKGSWTKSDPILTRINSTLVNNDILGTLTNNADKKLDQMFSVINKEGKGAILFVNQQSQALNLLNRLRGLKENQTNGEMKAPNVIMDNKDFGIGAQILHDLHIHKLKLVSNTKQTKRVGMIGYGLEIVDYVNY, encoded by the coding sequence ATGACAACACAAACATCAGCTAAGACTCAATTAAACACTATTGAAGAAGCTATACAGGATATTAAGGACGGAAAAGTTATTATTGTAGTAGATGATGAAGATCGTGAAAACGAAGGTGATTTTTTAGCTGCTGCAGAAATGGTTACTCCAGAAATGGTTAACTTTATGGCTACTCATGGTAGAGGTTTAATATGTACACCTCTTACTGAAAATCGTTGTAAAGAACTAGAGTTAAACATGATGGTTAACAATAACACCGATCCTATGGAAACCGCTTTTACCGTTTCTGTAGACTTACGAGGAAAAGGTGTAACCACAGGTATCTCTGCTTCTGACAGATCTAAAACGATTAAAGCTTTGATGGATCCAGAAACAAAGCCTTTTGATCTTGCACGTCCTGGACACATCTTTCCTTTAAGAGCTAAAAATGGTGGTGTTTTAAGAAGAACTGGACATACTGAAGCTGCTATAGATTTTGCCCGCTTAGCAGGTTTACAACCAGCTGGAGTTATCGTAGAAATAATGAACGAAGATGGTACTATGGCTCGTTTGCCTCAGTTATTAAAAGTAGCAAAGAAATTCGATTTAAAAATTGTTTCTATTGAAGACTTAGTTGCTTATAGAATGGAACATGATTCTTTAATTGAAAAGAAAGAAGATTTTAATATTGAAACTCGTTTTGGTGAATTTAGGTTAAGAGCGTATCAACAAACTACCAATAAACAGGTTCATATTGCTTTAACTAAAGGAAGCTGGACAAAGAGTGATCCTATTTTAACCAGAATAAACTCAACTTTAGTTAATAATGATATCCTTGGTACTTTAACTAATAATGCTGATAAAAAACTTGACCAAATGTTTAGCGTTATTAATAAGGAAGGTAAAGGTGCTATTCTTTTTGTTAACCAACAAAGTCAAGCTTTAAATTTATTAAACAGATTACGTGGTTTAAAAGAAAATCAAACAAATGGAGAAATGAAAGCTCCGAATGTTATCATGGATAATAAAGATTTTGGTATTGGCGCTCAAATATTACATGATTTACACATACATAAACTTAAATTAGTTTCTAACACTAAACAAACCAAGCGTGTTGGTATGATTGGATATGGCTTAGAAATAGTTGACTATGTAAACTATTAA
- a CDS encoding DNA translocase FtsK, which translates to MAKKKTTTQKKQPISNSIKKVSSFFSYRHNQTILGAFLVLFSIFLTIAFISFFFSWQEDQSALSQFSNKAIPTKNLLGKIGAKLSNFFIFKGFGFGAFVLPFTLFLTGSRILLHTNLKRIIISWNWGLLTMLWLSTALGFIEKKNALLSGIIGFELNEYLQTFLGKTGLIILLVFFLIAYLIIRFSITPEEINEKIKKSKEKEAAANASKYEAIKQASKETNIINEDEKKLENEKTNFEKSVEDLQPTIVKHSEVNTTTDTRKEEITLEVNQKEEPSIKVSEETIKEVEIAIEKSSEEKSVTENLSDQLVKDFGEFDPTLDLGNFKFPTFNLLKEYNETISIDPEELEANKNRIVETLKNYKIGIAQIKATVGPTITLYEIVPEAGIRISKIKNLEDDIALSLSALGIRIIAPIPGKGTIGIEVPNKKSTIVSMHSVISSKKFQESQMELPIALGKTISNETFVVDLAKMPHLLMAGATGQGKSVGLNAVLTSLLYKKHPAEVKFVLVDPKKVELTLFNKIERHYLAKLPDSEDAIITDTTKVVNTLNSLCIEMDNRYDMLKNAMVRNIKEYNTKFKTRKLNPENGHKFLPYIVLVIDEFADLIMTAGKEVETPIARLAQLARAIGIHLIVATQRPSVNVITGIIKANFPARIAFRVTSKIDSRTILDAGGADQLIGRGDLLYTAGNDLNRIQCAFVDTPEVEKITDFIGSQRAYPDAYLLPEYVGEEGGTNVDIDIADRDKLFKNAAEVIVTAQQGSASLLQRKLKLGYNRAGRLIDQLEAAGIVGPFEGSKARQVLVPDFVALEQLLANEKK; encoded by the coding sequence ATGGCAAAAAAAAAGACAACAACTCAAAAGAAACAACCTATAAGCAATTCAATTAAAAAAGTTTCTTCTTTTTTTTCATACAGACATAATCAAACCATTTTAGGAGCATTTTTAGTGCTTTTTTCGATATTTTTAACGATTGCATTTATTTCTTTCTTCTTTTCATGGCAAGAAGATCAAAGTGCATTATCACAATTTTCTAACAAAGCAATTCCTACTAAAAACTTACTAGGAAAGATAGGCGCTAAACTAAGTAACTTTTTTATTTTTAAAGGATTTGGTTTTGGTGCTTTTGTTTTACCCTTCACTCTATTTTTAACAGGTTCAAGAATATTATTACATACAAATTTAAAAAGAATAATAATTTCTTGGAATTGGGGGCTATTAACCATGCTTTGGCTTTCTACAGCTTTAGGTTTTATTGAGAAAAAAAATGCACTTCTATCGGGAATTATTGGCTTTGAACTTAACGAATATCTACAAACTTTTTTAGGAAAAACAGGGTTAATTATCTTATTAGTTTTCTTTTTAATTGCATACTTAATTATTCGATTTAGTATTACACCTGAAGAAATTAACGAAAAAATAAAAAAATCTAAAGAAAAAGAAGCCGCAGCTAATGCTTCTAAATATGAAGCGATAAAACAAGCTTCTAAAGAAACAAATATTATAAACGAAGATGAAAAGAAATTAGAAAATGAGAAAACTAATTTTGAAAAATCTGTTGAGGATTTACAACCAACCATTGTAAAACACTCTGAGGTAAATACGACTACCGATACGAGAAAAGAAGAAATAACTTTAGAAGTAAATCAAAAAGAAGAACCTTCTATAAAAGTTTCGGAAGAAACAATAAAAGAAGTTGAAATTGCTATTGAAAAAAGTTCGGAAGAAAAAAGTGTTACCGAAAACTTATCAGATCAATTAGTTAAAGATTTTGGAGAATTTGACCCTACTTTAGATTTAGGTAACTTTAAATTTCCAACATTTAACTTATTAAAAGAATATAACGAAACAATTTCTATAGATCCAGAAGAACTTGAAGCAAATAAAAACCGAATTGTAGAAACTCTAAAAAACTATAAAATTGGTATTGCTCAAATTAAAGCTACTGTAGGACCAACAATTACATTATATGAAATTGTACCTGAGGCTGGAATTAGAATTTCTAAAATTAAAAACCTAGAAGATGATATTGCCTTATCACTTTCGGCATTAGGTATTCGTATTATTGCCCCTATTCCAGGAAAAGGAACTATTGGTATTGAGGTTCCTAATAAAAAATCGACCATTGTATCGATGCACTCAGTTATTTCATCTAAGAAGTTTCAAGAATCTCAAATGGAATTACCAATTGCTTTAGGTAAAACTATTTCTAATGAAACCTTTGTTGTTGATTTAGCAAAAATGCCTCACTTGTTAATGGCAGGTGCAACTGGTCAAGGTAAATCTGTTGGACTAAATGCTGTGTTAACATCATTACTATACAAAAAACATCCTGCTGAAGTTAAATTTGTTTTGGTTGATCCTAAAAAAGTTGAACTAACATTATTTAATAAAATTGAACGTCATTATTTGGCTAAATTACCAGACAGTGAAGATGCTATTATTACAGACACGACCAAAGTTGTAAATACACTAAACTCTTTGTGTATAGAAATGGATAATCGTTACGACATGCTTAAAAACGCAATGGTTCGTAATATAAAAGAATACAATACTAAATTTAAAACAAGAAAATTAAATCCTGAAAATGGACATAAATTCTTACCATATATTGTTTTAGTTATTGATGAATTTGCTGATTTAATTATGACTGCTGGTAAAGAAGTAGAAACACCTATTGCTCGTTTGGCTCAATTAGCACGTGCTATTGGAATTCACTTAATTGTAGCTACTCAAAGACCTTCTGTAAATGTAATTACAGGTATAATAAAGGCTAATTTCCCTGCACGAATTGCCTTTAGGGTAACTTCTAAAATTGATTCTAGAACCATTTTAGATGCTGGTGGAGCAGATCAATTAATTGGTCGTGGAGATCTGTTATACACAGCTGGAAATGATTTAAATAGAATTCAGTGTGCTTTCGTAGATACTCCTGAAGTAGAAAAAATAACAGATTTTATTGGTTCTCAACGTGCCTACCCTGATGCTTATTTATTACCAGAATATGTAGGTGAAGAAGGTGGCACAAATGTTGATATAGACATTGCAGACAGAGATAAATTGTTTAAAAATGCTGCTGAAGTTATTGTTACAGCACAACAAGGTTCGGCATCGTTATTGCAACGTAAATTAAAGTTAGGTTACAATAGAGCTGGTCGATTAATTGATCAACTAGAAGCTGCAGGTATTGTAGGTCCTTTTGAAGGAAGTAAAGCAAGACAAGTATTAGTTCCTGATTTTGTTGCTCTTGAACAATTATTAGCAAATGAAAAAAAATAA
- a CDS encoding nitronate monooxygenase family protein: protein MQNKITKLFNIQYPIIQGGMIWVSGWKLASAVSNAGGLGLIGAGSMYPDVLRTHIQKCKKATNKPFGVNVPMLYPDIEKIMDIIIEEGVKIVFTSAGNPKTWTSFLKEKGITVVHVVSSVKFALKSEAAGVDAVVCEGFEAGGHNGREESTTLTLIPMVKEQVKIPVISAGGIGSGRGMLAAMVLGADGVQIGSRFAATVESSAHDNFKQTIVNVKDGDTHLTLKELAPVRLVKNKFYKEVQELYQQNPSIEDLKELLGRARAKKGMFEGDLEEGELEIGQVAGIIHEIKSAKEVVEEIVNEFNEAKSLMSIL from the coding sequence TTGCAAAATAAAATAACCAAATTATTTAATATTCAATATCCAATTATTCAAGGAGGAATGATTTGGGTGAGTGGTTGGAAACTAGCTTCTGCTGTTTCTAATGCTGGTGGACTGGGACTAATAGGGGCAGGATCAATGTACCCTGATGTTTTACGTACTCATATTCAAAAATGTAAGAAAGCAACTAATAAGCCATTTGGAGTTAATGTACCAATGTTGTATCCAGATATTGAAAAAATAATGGATATTATTATTGAAGAAGGTGTAAAGATTGTTTTTACATCAGCAGGAAACCCTAAAACTTGGACTAGTTTTTTAAAGGAAAAAGGAATTACAGTGGTACATGTAGTAAGTTCTGTAAAGTTTGCCTTAAAATCAGAAGCTGCAGGGGTAGATGCTGTAGTTTGTGAAGGTTTTGAAGCAGGAGGTCATAACGGACGTGAAGAGTCAACTACGCTTACTTTAATACCGATGGTAAAAGAGCAGGTAAAAATTCCTGTAATTTCAGCAGGAGGTATTGGTTCTGGTAGAGGAATGTTAGCCGCTATGGTTTTGGGTGCAGATGGAGTACAAATAGGTAGTCGTTTTGCTGCGACCGTAGAGTCTTCTGCTCATGATAATTTTAAACAGACTATTGTTAATGTAAAAGATGGCGATACTCATTTAACTTTAAAAGAATTGGCACCAGTTCGTTTGGTTAAAAATAAATTCTATAAAGAAGTTCAAGAGTTATATCAACAAAACCCATCAATAGAGGATCTAAAAGAATTATTAGGTCGTGCAAGAGCTAAAAAGGGAATGTTTGAAGGAGATTTAGAAGAAGGAGAGCTTGAAATTGGACAAGTAGCAGGAATTATTCATGAAATAAAATCAGCCAAAGAGGTTGTAGAGGAAATTGTAAATGAGTTTAATGAGGCTAAATCATTAATGAGTATTTTATAA
- a CDS encoding outer membrane lipoprotein carrier protein LolA codes for MRKIGLLFIGLFISLNMIAQSTSSEAKKLLDEVSSKMGAYNNMVIGFNSSLINREAGITNDPPIRGEITLSGEKYNLDYLGNNFVFDGEKLVIINQEEKEVTISNGDLEEEDGFIYPSKLLTFYKEGYIFSMGRLNNNNGRKVQFVDLTPIDSNSDIIKVQLGIDAKTKHIYKLVQIGSNGAETTFTITRFKSNQPISKNLFLFDKSKYTKQGYFID; via the coding sequence ATGAGAAAAATAGGATTATTATTTATCGGATTATTTATTAGTTTAAACATGATAGCTCAAAGTACTTCTTCTGAAGCTAAAAAATTATTAGACGAAGTATCTAGTAAAATGGGAGCTTATAATAATATGGTTATCGGGTTTAACTCTTCTTTAATCAATAGAGAAGCTGGTATTACTAACGACCCACCAATACGAGGAGAGATTACACTTTCTGGTGAAAAATACAATTTAGATTACTTAGGTAACAATTTTGTTTTTGATGGAGAAAAATTAGTTATTATTAATCAAGAAGAAAAAGAAGTAACCATTTCTAATGGTGATTTAGAAGAGGAAGATGGATTTATTTATCCATCTAAATTATTAACTTTTTATAAAGAAGGTTACATCTTCTCAATGGGAAGGTTAAATAATAATAATGGTCGAAAAGTTCAATTTGTAGATTTAACACCTATTGATAGTAATTCAGACATTATTAAAGTTCAATTAGGTATTGATGCTAAAACTAAACATATCTATAAATTAGTTCAAATAGGATCTAACGGAGCGGAAACTACTTTTACAATAACTAGATTTAAAAGTAATCAGCCTATTTCTAAAAACTTATTTTTATTCGATAAAAGCAAATACACAAAACAAGGCTATTTTATCGATTAA
- the mnmA gene encoding tRNA 2-thiouridine(34) synthase MnmA — protein MKRVIVGLSGGVDSSVTAYLLKEQGYEVIGLFMKNWHDDSVTISDECPWLEDSNDAMIVADKLGIPFQTVDLSEQYKERIVDYMFNEYEKGRTPNPDILCNREIKFDVFMDIALSLGADYVATGHYCRKDEEIIEGKPVYKLLAGKDTNKDQSYFLCQLSQKQLAKAMFPIGELTKPEVREIAKEADLITADKKDSQGLCFIGKVRLPDFLQQKLKPKKGVIIQVPTSFEQYNRVIPVFENKEAELNYFATKFSYKKEDGRIVGKHDGAHYFTKGQRKGLNVGGTKEALYVIETDVNENVIYTGEGKNHQGLYRNVLFVSNEELHWVREDLKLKSGEEMQVESRIRYRQKLEKATIHKVDSGLYVEFTNPQSAIQEGQFVAWYKEEELLGSGVIS, from the coding sequence ATGAAAAGAGTAATAGTAGGACTTTCAGGAGGTGTAGATAGTAGCGTAACAGCATATTTATTAAAAGAACAAGGTTATGAAGTAATTGGTCTGTTTATGAAAAACTGGCATGATGATTCAGTAACCATATCAGATGAATGCCCTTGGTTAGAAGATAGTAATGATGCAATGATTGTTGCTGATAAATTAGGAATCCCTTTCCAGACTGTAGATTTAAGTGAGCAATACAAAGAACGTATTGTAGATTATATGTTTAATGAATATGAGAAAGGGCGTACGCCAAATCCTGATATTTTATGTAATAGAGAAATTAAATTTGATGTTTTTATGGACATCGCACTAAGCCTAGGAGCTGATTATGTAGCAACTGGTCATTATTGCAGAAAAGATGAAGAAATAATTGAAGGTAAGCCAGTTTACAAACTTTTAGCAGGAAAAGACACGAATAAAGATCAGTCGTACTTTTTATGTCAGTTATCACAAAAACAACTTGCTAAAGCAATGTTTCCTATTGGAGAGTTAACAAAACCAGAAGTAAGAGAAATTGCAAAAGAAGCCGATTTAATTACTGCAGATAAAAAAGATTCTCAAGGATTATGCTTTATAGGTAAAGTTCGTTTACCTGATTTTTTACAACAAAAACTGAAACCAAAAAAGGGAGTTATAATTCAAGTTCCTACAAGTTTTGAACAGTATAATCGTGTAATTCCAGTTTTTGAAAATAAAGAAGCTGAGTTAAATTACTTTGCAACAAAATTCTCTTATAAAAAAGAAGATGGTAGAATTGTTGGTAAGCATGATGGAGCTCATTATTTTACAAAAGGACAACGTAAAGGATTAAATGTAGGCGGTACTAAAGAGGCGTTATACGTAATTGAAACTGATGTTAATGAAAACGTAATTTATACAGGTGAAGGAAAAAATCACCAAGGTTTGTATAGAAATGTTTTATTTGTTTCAAATGAAGAATTGCATTGGGTTCGGGAAGATTTAAAGTTAAAATCAGGTGAAGAGATGCAAGTCGAATCACGAATTCGCTATCGTCAGAAATTAGAAAAGGCGACCATACATAAAGTTGATAGTGGTTTGTATGTAGAGTTTACAAATCCTCAATCAGCTATTCAAGAAGGGCAATTTGTTGCATGGTATAAAGAGGAAGAACTTTTAGGATCTGGAGTAATTTCTTAA
- a CDS encoding diacylglycerol kinase family protein encodes MKNPNDGFIKGRLRSITFALKGMWLLITTEDSIKAQLFFGLIATLLGFYFNISMTEWVVQCMLIGMILVAESLNTAIEKVADFIHPDYHEKIGFIKDIAAGGPAFAALASLIIAGIIYIPKIIAIL; translated from the coding sequence ATGAAAAATCCCAATGATGGTTTTATCAAAGGAAGGTTGCGTAGTATAACGTTTGCTTTAAAAGGAATGTGGTTATTAATAACCACTGAAGATAGCATTAAAGCGCAACTTTTTTTTGGTTTAATAGCTACACTTTTAGGTTTTTATTTTAATATTTCAATGACTGAATGGGTGGTTCAATGTATGCTTATTGGCATGATTTTAGTTGCCGAATCTTTAAATACCGCAATTGAAAAAGTAGCTGATTTTATACATCCTGATTATCATGAAAAAATAGGTTTTATAAAAGATATAGCCGCTGGAGGCCCTGCTTTTGCAGCCTTAGCATCGTTGATTATTGCGGGTATAATTTATATTCCTAAAATAATAGCTATATTGTAA
- a CDS encoding LptF/LptG family permease, translated as MKTLDKYILKSFLRPFFATFLIILFVLVMQVLWLAFDNFAGKGISFLIILKFLWYTTLLVIPQALPIGVLLSSIMTLGSLSENYEFAATKSAGISLPRIVRPLIILTLFLSVINFVFLNNVYPYAMLKQLNMKVNIKNKQPAIALVAGSFNADIPNFQIKFDEKYGEDDNLLKKVIIYDLSAKKGNNKIITAKKGKIFSEEGSKYMTLVLEDGYYFEHHIKNGVPYKEKLKMPASHAYFDEYTINIDISTINDDLGKERYKTQYNMLSLGQLKDTIPTMKKNYDIFLSSRAKNLFLNIDIQNLHSYPDSLINKKLLPNILENFDILEQQNIMNVASSKIKRTINNNKSNKESLKRKRKYLNLYDVEFFNRIAFSFSCLLLFFIGAPLGSIIRKGGMGLPMILAIAIYVLYFFSNTFGRNLAEESSITAITGSWLSVFLMLPLALILTFRASKDKGLFDIKGFIAALSNLFKNIFSKKRKQHN; from the coding sequence GTGAAAACATTAGACAAATATATTTTAAAAAGCTTCTTACGACCTTTTTTTGCGACATTCTTAATTATACTATTCGTTTTAGTAATGCAAGTTTTATGGCTTGCTTTTGATAATTTTGCAGGTAAAGGAATTAGTTTCCTAATTATTCTTAAGTTTCTTTGGTATACAACACTTCTTGTAATACCTCAGGCACTACCTATTGGTGTTTTACTTTCTTCTATTATGACATTAGGGAGTTTATCTGAGAACTATGAATTTGCAGCAACAAAATCTGCAGGTATTTCATTACCTAGAATAGTTAGACCTTTAATCATTTTAACCTTATTTTTAAGTGTTATAAATTTTGTGTTTTTAAACAATGTATACCCATATGCAATGTTAAAACAGTTAAACATGAAGGTTAACATAAAAAACAAACAACCAGCAATTGCTTTAGTCGCTGGAAGTTTTAATGCTGACATTCCTAATTTTCAAATTAAATTTGATGAAAAATATGGCGAAGATGATAACCTTTTAAAAAAGGTAATTATTTATGATTTATCAGCAAAAAAAGGAAACAATAAAATTATAACTGCTAAAAAAGGGAAAATATTCTCTGAAGAAGGTAGTAAATACATGACCCTAGTTTTAGAAGATGGCTATTACTTTGAACATCATATTAAGAATGGAGTACCGTATAAAGAAAAGCTAAAAATGCCAGCTTCCCATGCCTATTTTGATGAATATACTATTAACATCGATATATCTACAATTAATGATGACTTAGGAAAAGAAAGATACAAAACACAATACAACATGTTAAGTTTGGGGCAGTTAAAAGATACGATACCAACCATGAAAAAAAATTACGATATTTTTCTTTCGAGCAGGGCTAAAAACTTGTTTTTAAATATCGATATACAAAATTTACATTCTTATCCTGATTCATTAATTAACAAAAAACTTTTACCCAATATTCTCGAAAATTTTGACATTTTAGAACAACAAAACATTATGAATGTGGCTAGTTCTAAAATTAAACGTACTATAAATAATAATAAATCAAATAAGGAATCTTTAAAAAGAAAAAGGAAATACCTTAATTTGTACGATGTAGAATTTTTTAACAGAATTGCTTTTTCATTTTCTTGTTTACTACTGTTTTTTATTGGTGCACCATTAGGGTCTATAATAAGAAAAGGAGGTATGGGACTGCCAATGATTTTAGCTATTGCTATATACGTACTCTATTTTTTCTCGAACACTTTTGGTAGAAACTTAGCTGAAGAAAGCTCTATAACAGCTATAACTGGCTCTTGGCTAAGTGTATTTTTAATGTTACCTTTGGCTCTAATATTAACCTTTAGAGCAAGTAAAGACAAAGGTTTATTTGATATTAAAGGTTTTATTGCTGCACTTAGTAATTTATTTAAAAACATATTCTCTAAAAAGAGAAAACAACATAACTAA
- a CDS encoding toxin-antitoxin system YwqK family antitoxin codes for MLNIKRKFSIALLLSVYFTVSVNAQKFNKFDASGKRTGVWKKFYNNGKIRYSGVFKNGKEIGNFKFYSKKSSSQPVIVKVFSNDTASVKFYNELGRLKSEGAMVGKNRIGKWFYYFTNGKIFSEEEYKEGKLDGVLKNYYPNGNVTQESVYVGGMKNGVSKTFTDSAILIEQVIYANGKLEGEAKYYDLKGGIKEEGMYKNGKRVGKWDFYMDGEIVDKKKKEKLSDLKNND; via the coding sequence ATGTTAAATATAAAAAGGAAATTTTCAATAGCACTTTTATTATCAGTTTATTTTACGGTTTCTGTAAATGCTCAGAAATTTAATAAGTTTGATGCTAGTGGAAAAAGAACGGGTGTGTGGAAGAAATTTTATAATAATGGAAAAATTCGTTATTCAGGAGTGTTTAAAAACGGAAAAGAAATAGGGAATTTTAAGTTCTATTCTAAAAAATCATCTTCACAGCCAGTAATTGTAAAAGTTTTTTCTAATGATACCGCTTCTGTTAAGTTTTATAATGAATTAGGTAGGTTGAAGAGTGAAGGAGCAATGGTAGGTAAAAACCGTATAGGCAAGTGGTTTTATTATTTTACAAATGGGAAGATTTTTTCTGAAGAAGAATATAAAGAAGGTAAGTTAGATGGGGTTCTTAAAAATTATTATCCTAATGGAAATGTGACTCAAGAATCTGTATATGTAGGAGGGATGAAAAATGGAGTTTCTAAAACATTTACTGATTCTGCTATTTTAATTGAACAAGTAATTTATGCTAATGGTAAGTTAGAAGGCGAAGCTAAGTATTACGATTTAAAAGGAGGTATAAAGGAAGAAGGAATGTATAAAAACGGAAAAAGAGTAGGGAAGTGGGATTTTTATATGGATGGTGAAATAGTTGATAAAAAGAAAAAAGAGAAATTATCGGATCTTAAGAATAATGATTAA